One window of the Archaeoglobus sulfaticallidus PM70-1 genome contains the following:
- the nikR gene encoding nickel-responsive transcriptional regulator NikR, with product MDEAIVRIGVSLPKNLLAEFDSIIRSRGYSSRSEAIRDAIRMYINEYKWLEKESGEVIGVVSVIYDHKYRGVTDTIISLQHDFGDVVTTTMHIHIDEENCLEMITVKGDMSKIKKMVGRLSALRGVTSVKFITAFKEEKF from the coding sequence ATGGATGAGGCTATTGTAAGAATCGGTGTTAGTCTGCCAAAAAATCTTCTCGCCGAGTTCGATTCTATCATAAGGTCGAGGGGCTACTCTTCAAGGTCTGAAGCTATCAGAGATGCCATCAGGATGTACATCAACGAGTACAAGTGGCTCGAGAAGGAGAGTGGAGAGGTCATCGGGGTTGTCAGCGTTATCTATGACCACAAGTACCGGGGTGTGACCGACACGATAATCTCCCTCCAGCATGATTTCGGGGATGTTGTAACAACAACGATGCACATTCACATAGATGAGGAGAACTGTCTGGAGATGATAACTGTTAAAGGCGACATGAGCAAAATCAAGAAGATGGTTGGTAGGTTGAGCGCTTTGAGAGGTGTAACATCAGTCAAGTTTATAACCGCATTCAAGGAAGAGAAATTCTGA
- a CDS encoding Lrp/AsnC ligand binding domain-containing protein, with product MIDEKDKKIIGMLAEDSRVSYTKMAKELGITEAAIRKRVKNLEARGIIRKYTIEVDSTKLGYNVVSLTGVDTEPEKFLDVAKKLKDEEFTRSVYITTGDHMIMAEIWAKDGDELTKIISEKIGKIPGVKKICPAIILEKLK from the coding sequence TTGATCGATGAAAAGGACAAGAAAATAATCGGAATGCTTGCCGAGGATTCAAGAGTATCCTACACCAAGATGGCTAAAGAACTCGGTATAACTGAGGCAGCGATAAGAAAGAGGGTCAAGAATCTGGAGGCAAGGGGGATAATAAGGAAGTACACGATAGAAGTGGACAGCACAAAGCTTGGATACAATGTAGTCTCCCTGACAGGAGTTGATACAGAGCCTGAGAAGTTTCTTGATGTTGCCAAAAAGCTCAAGGACGAGGAGTTCACGAGAAGCGTTTACATAACCACTGGAGACCATATGATCATGGCTGAAATCTGGGCAAAGGATGGAGATGAGCTAACAAAGATAATTTCAGAAAAAATTGGGAAAATACCGGGAGTTAAGAAAATCTGTCCAGCAATAATTCTCGAGAAGCTCAAATGA
- a CDS encoding tRNA (cytidine(56)-2'-O)-methyltransferase — MEVYVLRLGHRVSRDKRISTHVALTARAFGAKGIYFSVYDENVFSSVRGVVDRWGGDFLIESVEWRKFLREFDGLKVHLTMYGIPLTEKLDVIRKSERVLVVVGSEKVPPEVYEMCDMNISIGNQPHSEVAALAVFLDRLLDKTFRMKFDDAKIEVIPCEKGKKVVEKP, encoded by the coding sequence ATGGAAGTTTATGTTCTCAGACTCGGACACAGAGTAAGTAGGGATAAAAGGATCTCAACCCATGTAGCCCTCACTGCAAGAGCTTTTGGAGCGAAGGGGATATACTTCAGCGTTTACGATGAAAATGTGTTCAGTTCGGTCAGGGGCGTTGTAGATAGATGGGGTGGAGACTTCCTCATTGAAAGCGTGGAGTGGAGAAAGTTTTTAAGAGAATTTGATGGACTGAAGGTTCACCTAACGATGTACGGCATACCCCTCACTGAAAAGCTGGATGTGATACGGAAAAGTGAAAGGGTTCTGGTTGTTGTTGGTTCCGAGAAAGTTCCACCAGAGGTATATGAGATGTGCGATATGAACATATCAATCGGAAATCAACCCCATAGCGAGGTCGCAGCCTTGGCAGTTTTTCTTGACAGATTGCTTGATAAAACATTCAGGATGAAATTTGATGACGCTAAAATAGAAGTAATTCCGTGTGAGAAGGGAAAAAAAGTTGTTGAGAAGCCTTAG
- a CDS encoding site-2 protease family protein, producing MRREKKLLRSLRGDNIRDSGSNTSNKIIETFTSDIEEFFNIYEKEILDNGIRYYVNPRDVFSIDDFKKRIAKYLPTLNIEMKYVYGEFVIEAFLRRDEKDNYWINIILFIATVATTTFVGASFSPDFSLLEGMKFSFAIMFVLGSHEMGHYIIAKRWGMKTSLPYFIPFPTIVGTLGAIIRHKGAIPNRKALFDVGVSGPLVGIFASIIITAIGLSLPYKAVEGTYIELGTPLLFDLITYIVKPESEVIHPIAFAGWVGMLVTFFNLIPAGQLDGGHILRAMLGKKADRISRIMPMLVIATGLIYTTLFKQDSILIFWGLVVFIFSMQRHPEPLDDEEEIDMRRYLIGIFTFIIGILCFNPAPIRI from the coding sequence GTGAGAAGGGAAAAAAAGTTGTTGAGAAGCCTTAGAGGGGATAACATTAGGGATTCAGGTTCAAACACCAGTAACAAAATTATTGAAACGTTTACATCTGACATAGAGGAATTCTTCAATATCTACGAGAAGGAAATACTGGATAATGGAATCAGGTACTATGTGAATCCCAGAGATGTCTTCTCGATCGATGATTTCAAGAAGCGAATTGCAAAGTATCTGCCTACACTAAATATTGAAATGAAATATGTATATGGAGAGTTCGTTATCGAAGCCTTTTTGCGGAGAGATGAGAAAGATAATTACTGGATTAACATAATTCTCTTTATTGCAACAGTTGCTACAACAACATTTGTTGGAGCTTCATTCTCCCCGGATTTCAGCCTTTTAGAAGGCATGAAATTCTCATTTGCGATTATGTTCGTTCTTGGCAGCCATGAAATGGGACACTACATCATCGCAAAGAGATGGGGTATGAAAACCAGCTTACCATACTTCATACCATTCCCAACAATTGTCGGGACGCTTGGCGCGATTATAAGGCATAAAGGAGCCATCCCAAACAGAAAAGCCCTGTTCGATGTGGGCGTATCCGGACCTCTTGTTGGTATTTTTGCATCGATTATCATAACCGCAATAGGACTCAGCCTACCATATAAGGCTGTAGAGGGAACATACATCGAACTCGGAACACCATTACTGTTCGATTTGATTACCTATATCGTAAAACCTGAAAGCGAGGTAATACATCCAATAGCCTTTGCTGGGTGGGTGGGGATGCTTGTCACATTCTTTAACCTCATTCCTGCAGGTCAGCTGGATGGAGGCCATATTTTGAGGGCGATGCTCGGTAAAAAAGCGGATAGAATATCAAGGATCATGCCCATGCTCGTTATCGCGACAGGGTTGATATATACCACACTCTTCAAACAGGACAGCATTCTCATCTTCTGGGGTTTAGTCGTGTTCATCTTCTCGATGCAGAGACATCCAGAACCGCTTGACGATGAAGAGGAAATCGACATGAGGCGCTATCTGATCGGAATTTTTACCTTCATAATTGGCATTCTGTGTTTTAATCCTGCTCCAATCAGGATTTAA
- a CDS encoding aspartate/glutamate racemase family protein: MKTIGLLGGMSWESTAEYYRIINEMISSKLGNLHSAKILLYSFDFEEIVEKQKTEDWKALGDILAERAAALENAGADMVLICTNTMHKVADDVQSRINIPLVSIIDATAEEIVKNGIKKVGLLGTLFTMEDDFYRDGLKKYGIDVVVPDKKERKFVHDVIFGELCKGIIKKESKSRFLEIISKLVENGVEGIVLGCTEIPLLVKQEDVDIPIFDTTEIHARKAVEMAIS; the protein is encoded by the coding sequence ATGAAGACTATTGGGCTTCTTGGAGGTATGAGCTGGGAGTCAACCGCAGAATACTACAGAATAATCAATGAGATGATATCAAGTAAGCTTGGAAATTTACATTCTGCTAAAATACTCCTTTACAGCTTTGATTTCGAGGAAATAGTTGAGAAACAGAAGACAGAAGACTGGAAAGCTCTTGGCGACATCCTTGCCGAAAGGGCTGCTGCACTCGAGAATGCTGGAGCGGACATGGTTTTGATCTGCACGAACACGATGCATAAGGTGGCAGACGATGTTCAATCCAGAATAAACATCCCCCTTGTGAGCATAATAGACGCTACTGCTGAGGAAATAGTTAAAAATGGCATTAAAAAGGTTGGACTTCTTGGAACACTTTTCACAATGGAGGATGACTTTTACAGAGATGGGCTGAAGAAGTATGGAATCGATGTAGTGGTTCCGGATAAAAAAGAGAGAAAATTTGTACACGATGTAATATTCGGTGAACTGTGCAAGGGAATCATAAAGAAAGAATCGAAATCAAGATTTCTGGAAATAATCTCCAAGCTTGTTGAAAATGGAGTGGAAGGAATAGTACTCGGATGCACGGAGATTCCTCTGTTAGTAAAACAGGAGGATGTTGATATTCCAATCTTCGATACAACAGAGATTCACGCGAGAAAAGCGGTGGAAATGGCTATAAGCTAA
- a CDS encoding heterodisulfide reductase-related iron-sulfur binding cluster, translated as MGVNRLVEPTRELLWGIGESAILYIHYLLFIAAAAVLLLGVYQWYNILRLGRSDEDRFSNPGRRLWWVIRDAFLFARLFIREAKMGVMHLLMLWGLIVLTIGTVILTIADHFESSFFRGTFYLIHEAAMDLAGLALIAGLVIAALNRYIIKPSRFAKKWEHAKDDGLVLFGLIAITVLGFLVESIRLASGMPPYTAIIGGAISSTLPFNLEAYRALWSIHSLFAMLFVALIPFTKLAHVIAAPLNILTRTERVATRGIEDEEYMGAIEPKDLQWRDMLSSLACMRCGRCQDACPAFNSGTTLSPMYLMQNLRKTLSDSHDFLGRPKEETVLLDSVLDMDAVWACTTCRACMEMCPVYIEHMEIIVEMRRGVVESGEAPPDIRDFLTNIQKQKNPWGEAKFKRDAWAKELDVPRAKNAEFEWLWWVGCGHSFDNRNKIVSKKLVEILNAIGFSYAILGREEGCCGNDVRRVGEEGLFQLLMEENTATFEKYGVERIVATSPHCYNAFKNEYEGYDVKFILEIIYEAIKDGRLKLKKPINKKVTFHDPCYLGRYNGMYELPREILKTIPGIELVEMPRNRERSFCCGAGGGNLVREYPGEDRPNNIRAKEAAGTGAEILAVACPFCMIMLEDGVKTQKLDEQLSVMDVIELVYESAFGEE; from the coding sequence GTGGGGGTGAACAGATTGGTTGAGCCGACAAGAGAGCTTCTATGGGGAATAGGTGAGTCTGCTATACTTTACATCCATTATCTGCTGTTCATAGCTGCTGCAGCAGTACTTCTGCTGGGAGTCTACCAGTGGTATAACATACTGAGGCTTGGAAGGAGTGACGAGGACAGGTTCAGCAACCCTGGCAGGAGGCTCTGGTGGGTCATAAGAGATGCATTCCTTTTTGCCAGACTCTTCATCAGAGAGGCGAAAATGGGCGTAATGCATCTCCTGATGCTCTGGGGACTCATAGTACTGACGATTGGAACGGTAATTCTAACAATAGCGGATCACTTTGAATCTTCATTCTTCAGGGGCACATTTTATCTAATCCATGAAGCGGCGATGGATCTTGCTGGCCTCGCATTGATTGCTGGTCTGGTTATTGCTGCTTTAAACAGATATATTATCAAACCCTCAAGATTCGCAAAAAAGTGGGAACATGCAAAAGATGACGGGCTTGTCCTTTTCGGGCTCATAGCGATCACAGTTCTCGGTTTCCTTGTTGAGTCTATAAGGCTTGCAAGCGGAATGCCGCCATACACAGCCATAATCGGAGGAGCAATCTCAAGCACCCTGCCATTCAACCTGGAGGCATACAGAGCATTGTGGAGCATTCATTCTCTCTTTGCAATGCTTTTCGTAGCTTTAATTCCTTTCACAAAGCTTGCACATGTTATTGCTGCACCACTCAACATTCTCACGAGAACTGAGAGAGTCGCGACGAGAGGCATAGAGGATGAGGAGTACATGGGTGCAATAGAGCCGAAGGATTTGCAGTGGAGAGATATGCTTTCAAGCCTCGCATGCATGCGATGTGGTAGATGTCAGGATGCCTGTCCTGCATTCAATTCTGGCACAACACTCTCACCAATGTACCTCATGCAGAATCTTAGAAAAACTTTGAGCGATAGCCATGATTTCCTTGGAAGACCAAAAGAAGAAACTGTTCTGCTCGACAGTGTGCTGGACATGGACGCAGTCTGGGCATGCACAACATGTAGAGCATGCATGGAGATGTGTCCTGTTTACATTGAGCATATGGAAATCATCGTCGAGATGCGCCGGGGAGTGGTTGAAAGCGGCGAAGCACCGCCGGACATCAGAGACTTCCTTACGAACATTCAGAAACAGAAGAATCCATGGGGTGAGGCAAAGTTCAAGAGAGATGCTTGGGCGAAGGAACTGGATGTACCGAGAGCCAAGAACGCAGAATTTGAGTGGCTCTGGTGGGTTGGATGTGGCCACAGCTTTGACAACAGGAACAAGATCGTTTCCAAGAAGCTCGTTGAGATTCTCAATGCAATTGGCTTTAGCTACGCAATCCTCGGAAGAGAAGAAGGATGCTGCGGAAATGATGTGAGAAGAGTTGGAGAAGAAGGACTTTTCCAGCTCCTCATGGAGGAGAACACTGCAACTTTCGAGAAATACGGCGTTGAGAGAATTGTTGCAACATCACCTCACTGCTACAACGCCTTCAAGAATGAGTACGAGGGTTATGATGTGAAATTCATCCTTGAGATTATCTATGAGGCAATAAAGGATGGCAGGCTTAAGCTGAAGAAGCCAATAAACAAGAAGGTCACATTCCACGATCCATGCTACCTCGGAAGATACAACGGAATGTATGAGTTGCCAAGGGAGATACTCAAGACAATTCCGGGAATTGAACTCGTTGAGATGCCAAGGAACAGGGAGAGAAGCTTCTGCTGCGGTGCAGGTGGAGGCAATCTTGTGAGAGAGTATCCCGGTGAAGACAGGCCAAACAACATCAGGGCGAAAGAGGCAGCTGGAACAGGAGCGGAGATTCTTGCAGTGGCCTGTCCGTTCTGCATGATAATGCTTGAGGACGGTGTTAAAACGCAGAAGCTCGATGAGCAGCTCAGCGTGATGGATGTAATAGAGCTAGTTTACGAATCTGCTTTTGGTGAAGAATAA
- a CDS encoding 60S ribosomal export protein NMD3: protein MRKCALCGKETEYEICPECYIERNEIYDIEPYLQIKTCPKCGRFFVEKWTDVDLSRALHHSALRSFRYDPEFKIDSFEISEIGENRCVLHIEGSFRGLRIERDHYLEFRQKREVCDRCSRYYGGYFEAIIQLRAENRELEKDEVELAKKLILKEIEKEVDNPGAFVSKIEELEEGIDFYIGSRNIARKAVRRMENEIGGVITESQKIAGRKDGRDIFRTTYSIRLKEYRNGDAVRDGDEVYIVVNAVKNKAMDSSGKLHVLKNPVLVRKRDEIEKAVVVNVDASVVEVLRPYDQKTVLAENHWNPNIGEEVFYVEEGDRVYIFPIIGK from the coding sequence ATGAGAAAATGTGCATTATGCGGAAAAGAAACGGAGTATGAGATCTGTCCGGAGTGCTATATCGAGAGAAATGAAATTTATGATATTGAACCCTATCTCCAGATAAAGACCTGTCCGAAATGTGGTAGATTTTTTGTCGAGAAATGGACTGATGTTGATTTATCCCGTGCACTTCACCATAGTGCCCTCAGAAGTTTCAGGTACGATCCCGAATTTAAGATAGATTCATTTGAGATTTCGGAGATCGGAGAGAATCGCTGTGTTCTGCACATCGAAGGTAGCTTTAGGGGGTTGAGGATTGAGCGGGATCACTACTTGGAATTCAGACAGAAAAGGGAGGTCTGTGATCGGTGTAGCAGGTACTATGGCGGTTATTTCGAGGCAATCATTCAGCTAAGGGCTGAGAACAGAGAACTTGAAAAAGATGAGGTAGAGCTTGCTAAAAAATTAATTTTGAAAGAAATTGAGAAGGAAGTGGATAATCCCGGAGCATTTGTTTCAAAAATTGAGGAACTCGAGGAGGGCATAGATTTCTACATAGGAAGCAGAAACATTGCGAGAAAAGCTGTTAGACGGATGGAAAACGAGATCGGAGGGGTTATAACTGAGAGCCAGAAGATAGCTGGAAGGAAGGATGGCAGAGACATATTCAGAACAACATACTCAATCAGGCTGAAAGAGTACAGGAACGGAGATGCTGTCAGGGATGGAGATGAAGTGTATATTGTTGTGAATGCTGTCAAAAACAAGGCAATGGATAGCTCGGGAAAGCTGCATGTTTTAAAGAATCCTGTGCTTGTGAGGAAGAGAGATGAGATAGAGAAGGCTGTGGTTGTGAATGTTGATGCCAGCGTGGTTGAGGTGCTGAGGCCATATGACCAGAAAACCGTTCTCGCTGAAAATCACTGGAATCCAAACATAGGGGAAGAGGTATTCTATGTCGAGGAGGGAGACAGAGTCTATATATTTCCCATTATAGGTAAATGA
- a CDS encoding PAS domain S-box protein — protein MILTFSSWVGWTIVGFPIFVLIICRNHLYRNRRSERRGRKRKEERKRMLERLKRYERFYENARDIFFILDKNGRFIDVNPKFAEMLGYAPEELIGHTSKRITHPEDLEGLKELFKRVLKGNTGRYEFRGVSKDGRIIWFEVIEWPVFDGEGEVKEVKEIEGIVRDITERKKIEKALKDSEEMFRTLAEKSLVGIYLIQDGVFKYVNPKMAEIWGYETDELIGRSPLEFIHPDDKETVRKNLERRIAGEIESINYCLRMIRKDGEKRYNEVFGSRIVYKGKPAIIGTLIDITERLELEKAKLKAFEQIEKNIENYAILVDQIRNPLTVISGITEVMLDGKDGELRELKEIIMDAVKRIEDVVSKLDRGWLESERIRDFLRGKLGGKRKGWKKLGIKYRQKDFED, from the coding sequence TTGATCCTTACTTTTTCTTCCTGGGTGGGGTGGACTATCGTTGGTTTTCCGATTTTTGTCCTCATTATTTGTAGAAACCACCTTTACAGAAACCGCCGCTCAGAAAGGAGAGGCAGAAAGAGGAAAGAAGAAAGAAAAAGGATGCTTGAAAGATTGAAGAGATACGAAAGATTCTACGAAAATGCCCGTGATATCTTTTTCATCCTTGACAAAAATGGCAGGTTCATCGATGTAAATCCAAAGTTTGCGGAAATGCTCGGCTATGCTCCTGAAGAACTGATTGGACATACCTCCAAGAGAATTACCCATCCTGAGGATTTAGAAGGGCTCAAAGAGCTGTTCAAAAGGGTTCTGAAAGGAAACACTGGAAGATATGAATTCAGGGGTGTATCAAAGGATGGCAGGATTATCTGGTTTGAAGTAATTGAATGGCCGGTTTTTGATGGGGAAGGCGAGGTCAAAGAGGTTAAAGAGATCGAAGGCATTGTTAGAGATATCACTGAAAGAAAGAAAATTGAAAAGGCTTTGAAAGATTCGGAGGAAATGTTCAGAACTCTAGCAGAAAAATCCCTTGTTGGGATATATCTTATCCAGGACGGAGTTTTTAAGTATGTAAATCCAAAAATGGCTGAGATCTGGGGATATGAGACTGACGAATTGATAGGGAGATCCCCCCTCGAATTTATTCACCCTGATGATAAGGAAACTGTCAGAAAAAACCTTGAAAGAAGAATAGCGGGTGAAATTGAGTCGATAAACTACTGTCTGAGGATGATAAGAAAAGACGGGGAAAAGAGATACAATGAAGTTTTTGGCTCGAGGATAGTATACAAAGGTAAGCCTGCCATAATCGGAACCCTTATAGACATCACAGAAAGACTTGAACTTGAAAAAGCAAAGTTAAAAGCATTTGAACAGATAGAGAAAAACATCGAGAACTATGCAATCCTTGTGGATCAGATAAGAAACCCTCTAACGGTGATTTCAGGGATAACCGAGGTAATGCTTGATGGAAAGGATGGTGAACTTAGGGAATTAAAGGAGATCATAATGGATGCAGTTAAAAGAATTGAAGATGTTGTGAGCAAGCTGGACAGGGGCTGGCTTGAGTCGGAGAGAATAAGAGATTTTCTCAGGGGGAAATTAGGTGGAAAAAGAAAGGGATGGAAGAAACTGGGAATAAAATACAGGCAGAAAGATTTCGAGGATTAA
- a CDS encoding acetolactate synthase large subunit: protein MRGADAIVKALEEEGVKTIFGIPGGAIIEVYDALYDSQITHILTRHEQAAVHAADGYARASGKTGVAFTTSGPGATNAVTGLATAYMDSSPIVVLTGQVPRSLIGYDAFQEADITGITMPITKHNYIIHKPEELLPSIKEAFYIASTGRPGPVLIDVPKDITAIDVEYNYPKKVNLPGYKPNLKGHPKQIKRAAQLIMESERPIILAGGGVILSNASDELVKLAETIPAHVVTTLMGKGSIPETHPLCLGFVGMHGSKYANYALTECDLVIAVGTRFSDRTTGNVESFAPYAKIIHIDVDPAEIGKNVRVDVPIVGDAKNVLSSLLKIISYKKRKEWEDRIASWRTKYPLRYRKDDKLRPQYIIERIFEIEPDTIVTTEVGQNQMWAAQYFKTKYPRQFISSGGLGTMGFGFPAAIGAQMAFPEKNVVDVAGDGSFLMNIQELATCVDFNIPVKIAIMNNQFLGMVRQWQELFYKERYSATCLRCKEMRFDKIAEGFGGVGIVVERPSEVDEALKEAFEIRDRPVVIDFRVERLENVYPMVPAGAGLNQIIDGEY from the coding sequence ATGCGAGGTGCTGACGCGATTGTCAAGGCTTTGGAGGAGGAGGGTGTTAAAACCATTTTCGGGATACCAGGTGGAGCTATAATCGAGGTCTATGATGCCCTTTACGATTCTCAGATAACACACATTCTGACCAGACACGAACAGGCTGCGGTCCATGCGGCAGACGGCTACGCCAGAGCTTCTGGAAAAACTGGAGTTGCATTCACAACCTCGGGCCCTGGAGCGACGAATGCCGTTACGGGCCTAGCAACAGCTTACATGGACTCGTCTCCAATAGTTGTTCTCACAGGCCAGGTTCCGAGAAGCCTGATAGGCTACGATGCTTTCCAAGAAGCTGACATAACTGGCATAACCATGCCCATCACCAAGCACAACTATATAATACACAAGCCCGAGGAGCTTCTGCCATCGATAAAGGAAGCCTTCTACATAGCATCCACCGGGAGGCCAGGCCCGGTTCTGATAGATGTTCCAAAGGATATCACCGCAATAGATGTTGAGTACAACTATCCGAAAAAAGTTAACCTGCCGGGCTATAAACCCAATCTAAAGGGTCATCCCAAACAGATAAAGAGAGCTGCACAGCTTATAATGGAGAGCGAGAGGCCGATAATTCTCGCTGGAGGTGGAGTTATATTATCCAACGCCAGTGATGAGCTCGTTAAGCTTGCCGAAACGATTCCGGCTCATGTTGTCACAACCCTCATGGGCAAGGGATCGATTCCGGAAACACATCCTCTCTGCTTAGGATTTGTTGGGATGCATGGCTCCAAATATGCAAACTATGCTTTAACCGAGTGTGACCTGGTTATTGCCGTTGGAACGAGGTTCAGCGATCGTACAACAGGAAATGTTGAAAGCTTCGCTCCTTATGCGAAAATAATCCACATCGATGTCGATCCGGCAGAGATAGGGAAGAATGTGAGAGTTGATGTTCCGATAGTTGGTGATGCCAAAAATGTTCTCTCATCCCTCCTGAAAATAATCAGCTACAAAAAGCGAAAAGAGTGGGAGGACAGAATAGCAAGCTGGAGAACAAAGTATCCTCTCAGATACAGAAAAGATGACAAGCTCAGACCACAGTATATTATAGAGAGAATATTCGAAATAGAGCCAGATACAATTGTCACAACGGAAGTTGGACAGAACCAGATGTGGGCTGCACAGTACTTCAAAACCAAATATCCGAGGCAGTTCATTTCAAGCGGTGGACTTGGCACGATGGGCTTTGGATTCCCGGCAGCAATAGGTGCACAGATGGCATTCCCGGAGAAGAATGTTGTGGATGTTGCCGGAGATGGCAGCTTCCTGATGAACATTCAGGAGCTGGCAACCTGTGTTGACTTTAACATCCCTGTTAAAATCGCAATAATGAACAACCAGTTCCTTGGAATGGTCAGACAGTGGCAGGAACTGTTCTACAAAGAGAGGTACTCTGCAACCTGCTTGAGATGCAAAGAAATGAGGTTTGACAAGATTGCTGAGGGATTTGGTGGTGTTGGCATAGTTGTTGAGAGGCCAAGTGAGGTGGATGAGGCGCTGAAAGAGGCTTTTGAGATAAGGGATAGGCCAGTGGTCATAGATTTCAGAGTGGAGAGGCTGGAGAATGTCTATCCGATGGTTCCTGCTGGTGCCGGACTGAACCAGATAATCGATGGAGAGTATTAG
- a CDS encoding NOB1 family endonuclease codes for MVVYVIDTSAIIFKKGFYKKMVTVPEVVEEVKDSNSSSYLSIIDLEVIEPDRKYIKNIERVARKTGDIYRLSETDIKLLALASELSEKEEVVLVTDDYSIQNVARKIGFKTDSIIQKGISSEYKWVRKCRGCKRVIKDDVDRCPVCGSELYLVRVK; via the coding sequence GTGGTAGTCTATGTAATCGACACGAGTGCGATAATTTTCAAAAAAGGATTTTATAAAAAAATGGTTACAGTTCCTGAAGTGGTCGAGGAAGTTAAGGATAGCAACTCGTCAAGCTACCTCTCCATAATTGATCTGGAAGTCATAGAGCCTGACAGAAAATACATAAAAAACATTGAAAGAGTTGCAAGAAAAACGGGGGATATCTACAGGCTTTCTGAGACAGACATCAAGCTGTTAGCTCTTGCAAGCGAGCTGAGTGAAAAGGAGGAAGTTGTACTGGTTACAGATGACTACTCGATCCAGAATGTTGCAAGAAAAATTGGTTTTAAGACTGATTCCATAATCCAGAAGGGAATATCAAGCGAATACAAATGGGTGAGGAAATGCAGAGGATGTAAAAGAGTTATCAAAGATGATGTAGATAGGTGCCCTGTCTGTGGAAGCGAATTGTATCTTGTCAGGGTTAAGTAA
- a CDS encoding class I SAM-dependent methyltransferase: protein MKGLALKVPKRDAEKVRKKAESIGAKDKNRLIRSDGEFVYIPILTGFERYFDYEVVYADSPLSARHRRLEDYLIEIIPKDLLDFIPKSYKMIGEIILVKIADELEAYRKAIGECLLRLHPNCKSVWRDLGKEDMLRKPRLEFLAGDESYTETVKLENGCYFKLDVKKVMYSVGNQHEKMRIARLVEDGEIVVDMFAGIGYFSIPIAKHSNAKRIYSIEINPESYHYLLENIRLNEVDNVIPILGDSMFVTPPKADRIIMGHIYCHEFLKTAFLAVDEGYIHYHEAVPLAVKDRPVNRINEVAEKLGKKVKIEGYRKVKNYSPGVIHAVVDVYVY from the coding sequence ATGAAAGGTCTGGCCTTAAAGGTTCCGAAAAGAGATGCTGAGAAAGTCAGAAAGAAAGCAGAATCCATCGGTGCAAAGGATAAAAACAGGCTGATCAGATCCGATGGAGAATTCGTGTATATTCCCATATTGACTGGCTTTGAAAGATATTTTGATTACGAGGTTGTTTATGCGGATAGTCCACTATCTGCAAGACACAGAAGGCTTGAGGATTACCTTATCGAGATCATACCCAAAGATCTACTGGATTTCATACCAAAGTCGTACAAGATGATTGGAGAAATAATTCTGGTTAAAATAGCTGATGAGCTAGAAGCATACAGGAAAGCGATTGGTGAGTGTTTGCTCAGGCTCCACCCGAACTGCAAATCCGTGTGGAGAGATCTAGGCAAAGAGGATATGCTGAGAAAACCCAGGCTTGAGTTTTTAGCGGGAGATGAAAGCTACACAGAGACTGTAAAGCTGGAGAATGGTTGCTATTTCAAGCTGGATGTTAAGAAAGTCATGTACAGTGTCGGAAATCAGCACGAAAAGATGAGAATTGCAAGGCTTGTTGAGGATGGCGAGATCGTTGTAGATATGTTCGCCGGGATAGGTTACTTTTCGATACCAATTGCAAAGCATTCGAATGCTAAGAGGATATACTCAATAGAGATCAACCCCGAATCCTATCACTACCTTCTGGAGAACATCAGGCTGAATGAAGTGGATAACGTTATCCCGATTCTTGGAGATTCAATGTTTGTGACACCTCCAAAAGCCGATAGGATAATTATGGGACATATTTACTGCCACGAATTTCTGAAAACCGCATTTTTGGCAGTGGATGAGGGTTATATTCACTACCATGAGGCAGTGCCACTGGCTGTGAAGGACAGGCCTGTGAATAGGATAAATGAAGTTGCAGAAAAGCTCGGCAAAAAAGTGAAGATTGAGGGTTACAGAAAGGTAAAAAACTACTCACCGGGAGTTATCCATGCTGTCGTTGATGTTTATGTTTATTAA